Proteins from one Neodiprion fabricii isolate iyNeoFabr1 chromosome 5, iyNeoFabr1.1, whole genome shotgun sequence genomic window:
- the LOC124183961 gene encoding very long-chain specific acyl-CoA dehydrogenase, mitochondrial has protein sequence MIRVSKYISQTPKCLNKFIEINSRCLATQASPKTVKADEKKPAQKPAKESQSFTMNIFRGQLQPNQVFPYPEPLTEEQRETIVMLMDPMQKFFEEVNDPVRNDDESSINEKTSAALWELGAFGLQVPIEYGGAGLTNTQYAAGVEIVGANDLGVGITLGAHQSIGFKGILLFGNPEQKAKYLPRVTEGREYAAFCLTEPTAGSDAGSIKTRAVKSADGSHYVLNGSKIWISNGGLAEIMTVFAQVPVTDPATGKTKDKVTAFIVERSFGGVTNGPPERKMGIKCSNTAEVYYEDVKIPAENILGQEGEGFKVAMNILNNGRFGMAAALSGTMRSCIKKATDFATQRLQFGQRIDSYGTIQEKIARMSMVHYVTESMAYMISGNMDNGSQDYHLEAAISKCFASESAWNVCDESIQIMGGMGYMKGTGLERVMRDLRIFRIFEGTNDILRLFVALTGIQYAGSHLQELQRAFQNPTANLGLLVEEATRRATRAVGLNSSPNFSHLVHPELLESAALCAKSIQSFGQAIEAALVKYKRGIVNEQFILNRYAQAAMDTYAMAVVLSRATMSLNKNLPSAAHELLMAQAWCAEASGRVAYNLKVASAGKHLDIFSKFGKISRNVCESGGIVQSNPLNL, from the exons ATGATACGTGTTTCGAAATATATTTCTCAAACTCCGAAGTGCCTCAACAAATTCATCGAAATAAATTCAAG ATGTTTGGCGACTCAGGCTTCGCCAAAAACAGTGAAAGCAGACGAGAAGAAGCCGGCGCAAAAGCCCGCCAAAGAATCTCAATCATTTACCATGAACATATTTCGTGGGCAACTTCAGCCCAATCAGGTTTTTCCATATCCAGAACCGCTAACAGAGGAACAGAGAGAAACGATCGTCATGCTCATGGATCCGATGCAAAAATTCTTTGAG GAAGTCAACGACCCCGTTAGAAACGACGACGAATCATCcataaacgaaaaaacatcGGCAGCACTGTGGGAACTCGGAGCATTCGGGCTTCAAGTCCCCATAGAGTATGGTGGCGCGGGTCTGACAAACACTCAGTATGCTGCTGGTGTCGAAATCGTTGGGGCGAATGACTTGGGAGTTGGAATAACACTTGGAGCACATCAGAGTATCGGCTTCAAG gGAATTCTGTTGTTCGGAAACCCGGAACAGAAAGCCAAGTATCTTCCGAGAGTAACGGAGGGTCGTGAATACGCCGCTTTCTGCCTGACTGAGCCGACTGCCGGCTCTGATGCAGGTTCGATAAAGACACGAGCAGTCAAGTCAGCCGATGGAAGTCACTATGTCCTCAACGGCAGTAAAATTTGGATATCCAACGGAGGTCTGGCTGAGATCATGACCGTTTTTGCTCAGGTACCTGTCACTGATCCTGCGACCGGCAAGACCAAGGACAAAGTCACCGCCTTCATTGTCGAACGATCATTCGGCGGTGTCACTAACGGACCACCGGAAAGAAAAATGGGCATCAAGTGCAGCAATACTGCTGAGGTTTACTACGAGGATGTCAAGATTCCTGCCGAAAATATTCTTGGACAGGAAGGAGAAGGGTTCAAG GTGGCAATGAACATTTTGAACAACGGTCGGTTTGGAATGGCAGCTGCGTTGTCTGGCACGATGCGTTCATGCATCAAAAAAGCGACGGATTTTGCGACTCAAAGGCTGCAGTTTGGTCAGCGCATCGACAGCTACGGTACTATCCAAGAGAAGATTGCCCGCATGTCGATGGTTCATTACGTAACCGAATCCATGGCTTACATGATCTCAGGCAACATGGACAACGGCAGTCAGGACTATCATTTGGAAGCTGCAATCTCAAAG TGCTTCGCTTCAGAATCAGCATGGAATGTATGCGACGAATCGATACAAATTATGGGAGGAATGGGATACATGAAGGGCACAGGACTGGAGCGTGTGATGCGCGACTTGAGGATCTTCCGTATATTTGAGGGGACGAACGACATTCTCAGACTGTTTGTTGCTCTCACTGGAATTCAATATGCAGGAAGCCATTTACAAGAGCTTCAACGAGCCTTCCAGAATCCTACAGCTAATTTGGGCCTTCTTGTTGAAGAAGCGACCAGAAGAGCTACCAGAGCTGTTGGACTCAACTCCTCGCCCAACTTTTCACACCTTGTGCATCCCGAATTGCTGGAAAGTGCTGCTCTTTGTGCAAAG AGCATCCAGTCTTTTGGTCAAGCAATTGAGGCTGCTCTAGTTAAATACAAACGTGGTATTGTCAACGAGCAGTTCATTTTGAACAGGTACGCTCAGGCTGCGATGGACACTTATGCGATGGCCGTCGTTCTAAGCAGGGCTACAATGAGTCTGAACAAGAATTTGCCCAGCGCCGCACACGAATTACTAATGGCTCAGGCTTGGTGTGCGGAG